In the Sphingomonas sp. LM7 genome, one interval contains:
- a CDS encoding ATP-binding protein: MALLSGLALIFAAIAGTFVLFRSEQRADVSVVQTLQVQERLNSLITRAQETLLGESGYLLAGDPRFVARYVDAREGLYGELAALTSEVQADPVQSRAAAQLDRCWRSRLAYTDARFAMARSGRVDEARRSIRLVLDRPITDRCRAIVVGMKAEEARRFERQRNMADRQATLLSVWLLVCAAAVMAFALRSTFRALSTARNASVARDQLLNANTRLHEEAASREVAEAQLRQMQKMESIGQLTGGIAHDFNNMLAIVIGSLDLARRRLDQDVKRAQEHIDSAMSGAQRAAQLTSQLLAFGRRQPLAPSALDASQLIRRLSELLRRTIGGKVDFQVDPAIGLWPIFADVGQLESALVNLCVNARDAMVEGGKLVVSTANVKLDRDYAVTHPDVMPGDYVRITVQDSGAGMPAEVRDRAFEPFFTTKAMGKGTGLGLSQVYGFVKQSGGHVAIESEAGRGTAVHLYLPRHKGKVAESESWQTGPETRLPGARDSEIILVVDDEDKVRQLAVDALRELGYIVLHAPGGEAALAMIEGQPRVDLLLTDVLMPGMSGSQLAERVEALRPEIRLLYMSGYPSDGIVSDGMLTDGVALLPKPFTIAQLAARVRQILDEKTVPA, encoded by the coding sequence GTGGCCCTTCTCTCCGGACTGGCGCTTATTTTCGCGGCGATCGCGGGCACCTTCGTGCTGTTTCGCTCCGAGCAGCGCGCTGACGTGTCCGTGGTGCAGACACTCCAGGTCCAGGAGCGGCTCAACAGCCTGATCACCCGCGCGCAGGAAACATTGCTGGGAGAGAGCGGCTATCTGCTCGCCGGCGACCCGCGGTTTGTCGCGCGCTACGTCGATGCACGCGAAGGGCTCTATGGCGAGCTCGCAGCGCTGACTAGCGAAGTGCAAGCCGATCCGGTGCAGTCGCGAGCGGCAGCGCAGCTCGATCGCTGCTGGCGCTCGCGGCTGGCCTACACCGATGCGCGATTTGCGATGGCCCGATCGGGCCGGGTCGACGAGGCCCGGCGTTCGATCCGTCTGGTCCTCGACCGCCCGATTACCGATCGATGCCGTGCGATCGTCGTCGGAATGAAGGCCGAAGAGGCGCGGCGATTCGAACGGCAGCGAAATATGGCCGATCGCCAGGCGACCTTGCTGTCGGTCTGGCTGCTGGTGTGCGCGGCGGCGGTGATGGCGTTCGCGCTCCGCTCGACGTTCCGGGCGCTGTCGACGGCGCGCAATGCCTCGGTGGCGCGCGACCAGCTGCTCAACGCCAATACCCGGCTGCACGAGGAAGCTGCCAGCCGCGAAGTGGCCGAGGCACAGCTGCGCCAGATGCAGAAGATGGAGTCGATCGGCCAGCTGACCGGCGGTATCGCGCACGACTTCAACAATATGCTGGCGATCGTCATCGGATCGCTCGATCTCGCCCGCCGCCGGCTCGACCAGGACGTGAAGCGCGCGCAGGAGCATATCGATTCGGCGATGTCGGGTGCGCAGCGCGCCGCGCAGCTCACCTCGCAGCTGCTCGCGTTCGGGCGCCGCCAGCCGTTGGCGCCCAGCGCGCTCGACGCAAGCCAGCTGATCCGGCGCCTGTCGGAGCTCCTGCGGCGGACGATCGGCGGCAAGGTCGATTTTCAGGTCGATCCGGCGATCGGGCTGTGGCCGATCTTCGCCGACGTTGGCCAGCTGGAAAGCGCGCTGGTCAATCTGTGCGTCAATGCACGCGATGCGATGGTGGAGGGCGGCAAGCTTGTCGTCAGCACCGCCAATGTGAAGCTCGATCGCGACTATGCCGTGACCCACCCGGACGTGATGCCCGGCGATTACGTGCGGATCACCGTGCAGGACAGCGGCGCCGGCATGCCGGCCGAAGTGCGCGATCGCGCGTTCGAGCCGTTCTTCACCACCAAGGCCATGGGCAAGGGCACCGGACTGGGGCTCAGCCAGGTCTATGGCTTCGTCAAGCAATCGGGCGGGCACGTCGCGATCGAATCCGAGGCGGGACGCGGCACCGCGGTTCACCTCTATCTGCCGCGGCACAAGGGCAAGGTCGCCGAGAGCGAAAGCTGGCAGACCGGGCCCGAAACGCGCCTGCCCGGCGCGCGCGACAGCGAGATCATCCTTGTCGTCGACGACGAGGACAAGGTGCGGCAGCTGGCCGTCGATGCGCTGCGCGAACTCGGCTATATCGTGCTCCACGCGCCCGGCGGCGAAGCAGCGCTGGCGATGATCGAGGGGCAGCCGCGGGTCGATCTGTTGCTCACCGACGTCCTGATGCCCGGGATGAGCGGCTCGCAGCTCGCCGAACGTGTCGAGGCGCTTCGCCCCGAAATCCGGCTGCTCTACATGAGCGGCTATCCGAGCGACGGCATCGTCAGCGACGGCATGCTCACCGATGGCGTGGCGCTGCTCCCCAAGCCGTTCACCATCGCCCAGCTCGCCGCGCGCGTGCGGCAGATACTCGACGAGAAGACCGTCCCCGCCTGA
- a CDS encoding ATPase: MPQISQLAETYASQIFWLLVTFGFVFFVVGKIMLPKVMSTVDARDASVAGDLAAAEAARAAADQAEENWRAEENAAREGAQKRIAEARAQGTAASEKRLAAAHAETDARIAAAEAQIAEATTAASAEIEAVAVEAARDIVARFSGAKVTAAEAKKAVKAAFNG, from the coding sequence ATGCCTCAGATCTCCCAGCTCGCCGAGACCTACGCGTCCCAGATCTTCTGGCTGCTCGTGACGTTCGGCTTCGTCTTCTTCGTCGTGGGCAAGATCATGCTGCCCAAGGTGATGTCGACGGTCGATGCGCGTGACGCATCGGTCGCCGGCGACCTCGCGGCTGCCGAGGCGGCGCGTGCCGCTGCCGACCAGGCGGAAGAGAATTGGCGGGCTGAGGAAAACGCCGCGCGCGAAGGCGCCCAGAAGCGTATCGCCGAGGCGCGCGCCCAGGGCACCGCAGCGTCGGAAAAGCGGCTCGCCGCCGCGCATGCCGAAACCGATGCCCGCATCGCGGCAGCCGAGGCGCAGATCGCCGAGGCGACGACTGCGGCGAGCGCCGAGATCGAGGCAGTGGCAGTCGAGGCCGCGCGCGACATCGTCGCTCGTTTCTCGGGTGCCAAGGTAACGGCTGCAGAGGCCAAGAAGGCAGTGAAGGCGGCGTTCAATGGCTGA
- a CDS encoding F0F1 ATP synthase subunit C — protein MDAEAAKLIGAGLAAIGAGMAAIGVGNVFGSFLEGALRNPGAADGQQGRLFIGFAAAELLGLLAFVVAMILIFVA, from the coding sequence ATGGACGCAGAAGCAGCAAAGCTCATCGGTGCGGGTCTCGCGGCGATCGGCGCCGGCATGGCCGCCATCGGTGTGGGCAACGTGTTCGGCAGCTTCCTCGAGGGCGCGCTGCGCAACCCGGGCGCCGCTGACGGCCAGCAGGGCCGCCTGTTCATCGGCTTCGCGGCCGCCGAGCTTCTCGGTCTGCTCGCGTTCGTCGTCGCGATGATCCTGATCTTCGTCGCGTAA
- a CDS encoding F0F1 ATP synthase subunit A, translating to MHQFEVQTIWDGFNIAGHQIAFTNSALWMCVAAIVLWAFMLGGMKRAVVPGRWQMLVENFTGFIDSMLAANVGKEGRKYLPYVFSLFMFILFANVLGLLPLGLVGIHPFTFTSHFTVTGVLAIMSFSIVLIVGFWKHGLHFFKLFVPHGTPLWLIWLIPAIEFVSFMVRPFSLGLRLFVAMIAGHILLKVLAGFVINAGNAGLIPGLGVGIPSFVLMVGISALEILVAGIQAYVFALLTSLYINDAEHLH from the coding sequence ATGCACCAGTTCGAGGTGCAGACGATCTGGGACGGCTTCAATATAGCCGGTCACCAGATCGCCTTCACGAACTCGGCGCTGTGGATGTGCGTCGCGGCCATCGTCCTCTGGGCATTCATGCTCGGCGGCATGAAGCGCGCCGTGGTGCCCGGCCGCTGGCAGATGCTGGTCGAGAACTTCACCGGCTTCATCGATTCGATGCTGGCGGCGAACGTGGGCAAGGAAGGGCGCAAATACCTTCCCTACGTGTTCTCGCTGTTCATGTTCATCCTGTTCGCCAACGTGCTCGGGCTGTTGCCGCTGGGCCTGGTGGGCATCCACCCGTTCACCTTCACCAGCCACTTCACCGTCACCGGCGTGCTGGCGATCATGAGCTTCTCGATCGTGCTGATCGTCGGCTTCTGGAAGCACGGGCTGCACTTCTTCAAGCTGTTCGTTCCGCACGGCACGCCGCTGTGGCTGATCTGGTTGATCCCCGCGATCGAGTTCGTCTCGTTCATGGTGCGCCCGTTCTCGCTGGGCCTCCGACTGTTCGTGGCGATGATCGCCGGGCATATCCTTTTGAAGGTGCTCGCAGGCTTCGTGATCAACGCCGGCAACGCTGGTCTCATCCCCGGCCTCGGCGTCGGCATCCCCAGCTTCGTGCTGATGGTCGGCATCTCGGCGCTCGAGATCCTCGTCGCCGGCATCCAAGCCTATGTCTTTGCGCTGCTCACGTCGCTGTACATCAACGACGCCGAGCATCTGCACTGA
- a CDS encoding AtpZ/AtpI family protein, whose translation MAENEPGLDPLPEDVRLNSLDERLKRAKSEEAIRNGAVDTNGDASYRLGNRVLAELIGSMVGGAVIGGTLDWLLGTSPWLLLVLLFLGIGSAFRNIIRISNQRSK comes from the coding sequence TTGGCCGAGAACGAGCCCGGACTGGACCCCTTGCCCGAGGATGTTCGCCTTAACTCGCTCGACGAGCGACTGAAGCGAGCCAAATCGGAAGAGGCGATCAGAAACGGTGCCGTGGATACCAATGGCGATGCCAGTTATCGCCTCGGGAACCGCGTGCTGGCCGAACTGATCGGCAGCATGGTTGGAGGAGCAGTGATCGGCGGTACGCTCGATTGGCTGCTGGGAACCTCCCCGTGGCTCCTGCTCGTGCTCCTGTTCCTCGGAATAGGCAGTGCTTTCAGGAACATCATCAGGATTTCGAACCAGCGCTCGAAGTGA